One part of the Mariniflexile litorale genome encodes these proteins:
- a CDS encoding glycoside hydrolase family 88 protein has protein sequence MNIKLQILRSIFGTLLMVGCANTSNQAKFDETFNVDEQLEYCVGQASKALKLTLAEGDIPRNIAPNSKAWRYVDYKDWTSGFWPGELWYLYEFSGNDHLKASADKFTRYLTPLSVMPALDHDLGFQVFNSFGNGFRLTKNVDYKDVILKTADTLATLFNPNVGTILSWPRDVPNMEWPQHNTIMDNMINLELLFWASKNGGSKSLYDIAVSHAEVTMRNHFRPDYTSYHVVVYDKNTGEKIKGVTHQGYSDDSMWARGQAWAIYGYTMVYRETKDPKFLDFAQKITKVYLDRLPKDLIPYWDFDAPGIPNEPKDASASAVVASALLELSTFKNDSDLSKYYLDKAEGMLMELSLNYQSKDKNTACLLHSTGHKPAGSEIDYSITYADYYYIEALLRLKKIKEGKNL, from the coding sequence ATGAATATTAAATTACAAATTTTAAGATCAATTTTTGGAACGTTATTGATGGTTGGATGTGCTAACACTTCCAATCAGGCAAAATTTGATGAAACTTTTAATGTAGATGAACAATTAGAGTATTGTGTGGGGCAAGCTTCTAAAGCATTAAAACTAACATTGGCAGAAGGAGATATTCCAAGAAATATAGCACCTAATTCTAAAGCGTGGAGATATGTCGATTATAAAGATTGGACTAGTGGATTTTGGCCTGGTGAACTTTGGTATTTATATGAATTTTCAGGAAATGATCATTTAAAAGCATCAGCCGATAAGTTTACAAGATATTTAACACCACTCTCTGTAATGCCTGCCTTAGATCATGACCTTGGATTTCAAGTATTCAATAGTTTTGGAAATGGATTTAGGTTAACTAAAAATGTTGATTACAAAGATGTTATTCTTAAAACAGCCGATACACTTGCTACACTTTTTAATCCTAACGTAGGAACCATTTTATCATGGCCAAGAGATGTACCAAATATGGAGTGGCCACAGCACAACACTATTATGGATAACATGATTAATTTAGAGTTGTTGTTTTGGGCATCAAAAAATGGAGGAAGTAAATCTTTATATGATATCGCAGTTAGTCATGCAGAAGTAACTATGAGAAATCATTTCAGACCAGATTATACCTCTTATCATGTTGTTGTATACGATAAAAATACAGGTGAAAAAATAAAAGGAGTTACACATCAGGGATATAGTGACGATAGTATGTGGGCTAGAGGACAAGCTTGGGCAATTTATGGATACACTATGGTATATAGAGAAACTAAAGACCCTAAATTCTTGGATTTTGCACAGAAGATTACTAAAGTGTATTTAGACCGTTTGCCTAAAGATTTAATTCCATATTGGGATTTTGACGCTCCTGGTATTCCAAATGAACCAAAAGATGCGTCTGCCTCTGCAGTAGTAGCGTCTGCTCTTCTGGAACTATCGACTTTTAAGAATGATTCAGACTTGTCCAAATATTATTTGGATAAAGCTGAAGGCATGCTAATGGAACTTTCTCTAAATTATCAAAGTAAAGATAAGAATACAGCTTGTTTATTACATTCAACAGGGCACAAGCCTGCAGGTTCTGAAATAGATTATTCAATTACTTATGCAGATTATTATTATATAGAAGCTCTATTAAGATTAAAAAAAATAAAAGAAGGTAAAAATCTTTAA
- a CDS encoding sugar porter family MFS transporter: MNRKILIWSITAALAGFLFGFDTVVISGAEKTLQVLWNTTPRFHGIVVIGMALWGTVIGAFFGAIPTNKMGRKNTLIWIGVLYTVSAVGSGLAMDPWTFAFFRFIGGVGVGASTIAAPAYISEIAPAKDRGKLVGLYQFNIVFGILVAFLSNYLLNDIGENAWRWMVGVEAIPAAIYTLFAFTIPKSPRWLLTKFRNDEAKSVLQKINPNHNPETLMMEIKEEMENTIPNENIFLKKYRFPLLLAFLIASFNQFSGINALLYYAPRILTEVGLEESSALLSSIGVGVTNLIFTLLGIFLIDRLGRKQLMYIGSIGYIVSLSLVSAAFFFKWEGSLMPIFLFMFIAAHAIGQGTVIWVFISEIFPNHLRGSGQSFGSSIHWILAAVVPSLVPIMFSSIGAGAVFLFFAIMMVFQLLFVIFIMPETKGKTLEELENIVLNK, from the coding sequence ATGAATAGAAAAATTTTAATATGGTCTATAACAGCTGCGTTAGCTGGATTTCTTTTTGGATTCGATACCGTAGTCATATCTGGTGCAGAAAAAACATTGCAAGTGTTATGGAATACAACACCTCGTTTTCATGGTATTGTGGTAATTGGAATGGCATTGTGGGGAACAGTAATTGGTGCTTTCTTTGGTGCTATTCCAACCAATAAAATGGGTCGGAAAAATACATTAATTTGGATTGGTGTTTTATATACAGTTTCTGCTGTAGGATCTGGACTCGCTATGGATCCTTGGACATTCGCTTTTTTTAGATTTATTGGAGGTGTTGGCGTTGGAGCCTCTACCATTGCAGCACCTGCTTATATTTCTGAAATTGCACCAGCAAAAGATAGAGGTAAATTGGTAGGTTTATATCAATTTAATATAGTGTTTGGTATCCTAGTAGCTTTTCTTTCTAATTATTTATTAAATGATATTGGTGAAAATGCTTGGCGTTGGATGGTTGGAGTTGAAGCCATACCTGCAGCGATATATACCTTGTTTGCTTTTACAATTCCTAAAAGTCCAAGATGGCTGCTCACCAAGTTTAGAAATGATGAAGCTAAAAGTGTACTTCAAAAAATTAATCCAAATCATAATCCAGAAACACTTATGATGGAAATTAAAGAAGAAATGGAAAATACGATACCTAATGAAAATATCTTCCTAAAGAAATATAGATTTCCACTGTTACTTGCTTTTTTAATCGCATCTTTTAATCAATTTTCCGGAATCAATGCCTTATTATATTATGCCCCAAGAATTTTAACTGAAGTTGGTTTAGAAGAAAGTTCAGCTTTATTAAGTAGTATTGGAGTAGGGGTTACTAATTTAATATTTACTCTGTTAGGAATATTTTTAATTGACAGGTTAGGAAGAAAACAATTAATGTATATAGGATCGATTGGTTACATTGTTTCCTTGTCATTAGTTTCTGCCGCTTTCTTTTTTAAATGGGAAGGAAGTTTAATGCCCATATTTTTATTCATGTTTATTGCGGCTCACGCTATTGGTCAAGGCACAGTAATATGGGTGTTTATTTCTGAAATTTTTCCAAATCACTTAAGAGGTTCAGGACAATCATTTGGCAGTTCCATACATTGGATATTAGCAGCTGTAGTGCCATCTTTAGTGCCAATAATGTTCTCCAGTATTGGAGCAGGAGCTGTATTTCTGTTTTTTGCAATTATGATGGTATTTCAATTACTTTTTGTCATATTTATTATGCCAGAAACAAAAGGAAAAACATTAGAAGAACTTGAAAATATTGTTTTAAATAAGTAA
- a CDS encoding HAMP domain-containing sensor histidine kinase gives MSHIETALKERIKELTCLYEISSIIVNADIESIEDTLKAITYSLKKAFQFPKETHIAILLDSIHVGTTQALEKNIVLVSDISVFNKLAGTISAHLDHSKFTTEDFLKEEQLLLNSIALKLGNLLERIEIRRNEISLKRQMEHADRLNILGEITAGIAHELNTPLANILGFSELLKDGLGNDNKNSADLDKIIQNVIFSREVVKKLMFFACEMPQKMEMLNIVPSIKGALDLLNTTFKKHDVKYIVKIEEEALWLRADTIQLTQILFNLIINAIYFSPKNGIVTITALQTDKDIVLKVSDEGSGLSTEALEKVFQPFFSTKPTGDGSGLGLSVVHGIVSSHKGTIIAENNSLKGATFTVALPK, from the coding sequence ATGAGTCACATAGAAACTGCATTAAAAGAACGCATAAAAGAACTAACGTGTCTTTATGAAATATCGTCCATTATTGTAAATGCAGATATTGAAAGTATAGAAGACACTTTAAAAGCGATTACGTATAGTTTAAAAAAGGCGTTTCAATTCCCTAAAGAAACACATATTGCTATTTTATTAGATTCTATTCATGTGGGGACCACTCAAGCTTTAGAAAAAAACATAGTATTAGTATCTGATATTTCTGTTTTTAATAAATTAGCTGGGACTATTTCTGCTCATTTAGATCATTCAAAATTTACAACGGAAGATTTTTTGAAAGAAGAACAATTACTACTTAATAGTATCGCTTTAAAGCTAGGTAATTTGCTCGAAAGGATTGAAATACGAAGAAATGAAATTTCTTTAAAGCGCCAAATGGAGCATGCAGACCGACTTAATATTTTAGGTGAAATTACTGCTGGAATCGCACATGAACTCAACACCCCTTTGGCCAATATTTTAGGTTTTTCTGAATTATTGAAAGATGGGCTTGGTAATGATAATAAAAACTCAGCCGATTTAGATAAAATCATTCAAAATGTTATTTTCTCCAGAGAAGTAGTGAAAAAACTCATGTTTTTTGCCTGTGAAATGCCTCAAAAAATGGAGATGCTCAATATTGTTCCGAGTATTAAAGGCGCCCTAGATTTGTTAAACACTACATTTAAAAAACACGATGTAAAATATATTGTAAAAATAGAAGAGGAAGCATTATGGTTGCGTGCAGATACGATACAACTTACACAGATACTATTTAACCTTATTATCAATGCTATATACTTTTCACCAAAAAACGGAATTGTTACAATCACTGCACTTCAAACGGACAAGGATATTGTTCTTAAAGTTTCAGATGAAGGTTCAGGACTTTCAACGGAGGCATTAGAAAAGGTGTTTCAACCATTTTTTTCAACAAAGCCTACAGGTGACGGCTCAGGCCTGGGCTTAAGCGTTGTTCACGGTATTGTTTCTAGTCACAAAGGAACTATTATCGCAGAGAATAATTCACTTAAAGGCGCTACCTTTACTGTAGCATTGCCAAAATAA
- a CDS encoding sigma-54 dependent transcriptional regulator, giving the protein MQFQKENILVVDDDINILELLQRHLQSWNYHIYKAVSVKEAVAILRDTSIDLLITDLKMPEVDGFELIKFVSEHYPKLPKLVVTGYPSIQDSLTAIKSKVGYLTKPFTKEELKSAIDNSLSKNQVNLKSTAKERDKEAYGDIIGASEKIDKVIQIIERVKDNKATVFIQGESGTGKELVARAIHYQGKFSRAPFISVNCGGIPENLMEAELFGYVKGAFTGADTNRDGYFQAAQGGTIFLDEIGNASIAVQSRLLRVLQEKEVMKVGSQKSEKVDVRIIAASNSNLKEMITKQAFREDLYYRLTVVEIDVVPLRERKEDIPLLVDKFLFKYGVEYKDRFVKINSEASDLLQRYDWPGNIRELENVIQRAVIMCDKIIEIEHLPNALKFNIEFSSEKLVSLKEMERQYIKKVLNVTNNNKTKAAEILGIDRKTIRQKLSE; this is encoded by the coding sequence ATGCAGTTTCAAAAAGAAAATATATTAGTTGTAGATGATGATATTAATATTTTGGAATTATTACAACGTCATTTACAATCATGGAATTATCACATCTATAAAGCTGTTTCGGTTAAAGAAGCTGTTGCTATACTAAGAGATACTTCAATTGATTTGTTAATTACTGATTTAAAAATGCCAGAAGTTGATGGTTTTGAACTCATTAAATTTGTCTCTGAACATTACCCTAAACTACCAAAACTTGTAGTTACAGGATATCCATCCATTCAAGATTCACTAACAGCTATAAAATCTAAAGTAGGCTATCTTACAAAACCTTTTACAAAAGAAGAATTAAAGTCTGCTATAGACAATTCTTTATCTAAAAATCAAGTCAACTTAAAATCCACAGCTAAAGAACGAGATAAAGAAGCATATGGTGATATAATTGGTGCTTCAGAAAAGATTGATAAGGTCATTCAAATTATTGAACGGGTTAAGGATAATAAAGCGACGGTTTTCATTCAAGGTGAAAGTGGAACGGGTAAAGAATTGGTGGCTCGTGCTATCCATTATCAAGGTAAATTTTCAAGAGCACCATTTATTTCTGTGAATTGTGGTGGCATTCCTGAGAATCTTATGGAAGCAGAATTATTTGGTTATGTTAAAGGCGCTTTTACAGGAGCAGATACTAATCGGGATGGTTATTTTCAAGCAGCTCAGGGAGGTACTATTTTTTTAGATGAAATTGGGAATGCATCCATAGCAGTTCAATCAAGACTGTTACGTGTTTTACAAGAAAAAGAAGTGATGAAAGTCGGTTCTCAGAAATCAGAAAAAGTAGATGTACGTATTATTGCAGCATCCAATAGTAATTTAAAGGAGATGATTACAAAACAAGCTTTCAGGGAAGATTTATACTATAGACTTACCGTTGTTGAAATTGATGTAGTTCCTTTAAGAGAGCGAAAAGAAGATATTCCGTTGTTGGTAGATAAATTTTTATTCAAATACGGTGTAGAATATAAAGATCGTTTTGTAAAAATAAATTCAGAAGCATCTGATTTATTACAGCGTTATGATTGGCCTGGAAATATAAGGGAATTAGAAAACGTTATTCAACGTGCTGTAATTATGTGTGATAAAATAATTGAAATAGAACATTTACCGAATGCTCTTAAGTTTAATATTGAGTTTTCAAGTGAAAAGTTAGTTTCACTCAAAGAAATGGAAAGACAGTACATTAAAAAAGTTTTGAATGTTACAAATAATAACAAAACCAAAGCTGCTGAAATTCTAGGTATTGACAGAAAAACGATTCGTCAAAAACTTTCAGAATAG
- a CDS encoding GreA/GreB family elongation factor, translated as MKYGSIMLEKKEYVYIKRILNISGYVGDHEIQKSLIKFTEELKTAHILDEAEIPDDVVRLNSMVTVISDNTWEKTIQIVQPSEKDIKNNKISILTPMGAALFGYSVNDIVLWDFPTGKKELKIIEVTQQKQEKFLMY; from the coding sequence ATGAAATACGGAAGTATAATGTTAGAAAAAAAGGAGTATGTGTATATAAAACGCATACTTAACATTTCTGGATATGTAGGTGACCATGAAATTCAAAAATCATTGATAAAATTCACCGAAGAACTAAAAACTGCCCATATTCTAGATGAAGCAGAAATTCCTGATGATGTGGTGCGGTTAAATAGTATGGTTACTGTTATTTCAGATAACACTTGGGAAAAAACTATTCAGATTGTGCAGCCATCAGAAAAGGATATAAAAAATAATAAGATTTCTATCCTTACTCCCATGGGAGCTGCCTTGTTTGGATATTCTGTAAATGATATTGTTCTATGGGATTTCCCAACAGGAAAGAAAGAATTAAAAATTATTGAAGTAACTCAGCAAAAACAAGAGAAGTTTTTGATGTATTAA
- a CDS encoding T9SS type A sorting domain-containing protein, which produces MKQIYFLASIYILTCINISAQTTHVISSLNGLEGMAINGNNLYISEDDANKISKIDITDASPSTTDVVTGLNIPIGVMFNGNDLYICELGADKISKIDITNLSAGTTPVVEGLNKPYKTILNGNDLYIIEYGANKISKININDPTPTLTDVVTGLDRPLEILLNGNDLYIAEYGAGKVSKINITAPIPTTTTDVINGLDGPAGLSLDNNNLYISEYDSGDISKINILDATPSTTDIATGLTTPAVTIIYNNELYITECTASMISKYTLSTLSINNFLLNNKTTLFPNPTSDFVQVSGLNKTENYSLYSILGQKVKEGNISNNENIDIQNLINGIYYLKFNNKNTLTFIKK; this is translated from the coding sequence ATGAAACAAATTTATTTTTTAGCCTCAATTTACATCCTTACATGTATAAATATAAGCGCTCAAACAACACATGTTATTAGTTCATTAAATGGTCTTGAGGGAATGGCTATTAATGGGAATAACTTGTATATATCTGAAGATGATGCTAATAAAATTTCTAAAATAGACATTACTGATGCATCACCCTCAACAACAGATGTTGTTACGGGATTAAATATTCCTATAGGAGTAATGTTTAATGGTAATGACCTATACATATGCGAATTAGGTGCTGATAAAATTTCTAAAATAGATATTACAAATCTATCTGCCGGAACAACACCTGTCGTTGAGGGATTAAATAAACCTTATAAAACAATACTTAATGGTAACGACTTGTACATCATTGAATATGGTGCTAATAAAATTTCTAAAATAAACATTAATGATCCAACACCGACCCTAACAGATGTTGTTACAGGATTAGATCGTCCTTTGGAAATATTACTTAATGGTAATGACCTTTATATTGCTGAATATGGAGCCGGTAAAGTTTCCAAAATCAACATTACAGCCCCAATACCTACAACCACCACGGACGTTATAAATGGATTAGATGGTCCGGCTGGCCTATCCCTTGATAATAATAATTTATATATATCTGAATATGATAGTGGTGATATTTCTAAAATAAACATTTTAGATGCAACTCCAAGTACAACAGATATTGCTACAGGATTAACCACGCCTGCTGTAACAATTATTTATAACAATGAACTATATATCACTGAATGCACGGCTTCTATGATCTCCAAATATACTTTATCTACATTATCAATAAATAATTTTTTATTGAATAATAAAACAACACTATTTCCAAATCCAACATCTGATTTTGTTCAAGTTTCAGGATTAAACAAAACAGAAAATTATAGTTTATATAGTATTTTAGGCCAAAAAGTTAAAGAAGGGAACATCTCTAATAATGAAAATATTGATATTCAAAATTTAATTAATGGGATATACTACTTGAAATTTAATAACAAAAATACTCTCACATTTATAAAAAAATAA
- a CDS encoding thioredoxin family protein has protein sequence MKRIIVALIVMILSISTTIAQEWQTDIIVAKEMAAKESKPIILVFQGSDWYAPCTKLDREIWSTDAFIK, from the coding sequence ATGAAAAGAATAATTGTGGCACTAATAGTAATGATTCTAAGCATAAGTACAACAATTGCTCAAGAATGGCAAACAGACATTATTGTTGCAAAAGAAATGGCTGCCAAAGAAAGTAAGCCAATAATACTAGTGTTTCAAGGTTCTGATTGGTATGCACCATGTACTAAACTAGACCGAGAGATTTGGAGTACTGACGCTTTTATAAAGTAA
- a CDS encoding permease — MFDWVQNIANWFVYDVLNLSKGQHLAEALNFFIYDTTKILILLFIVIFFMGIVNSYFPIDKVKNYLSRNKLFGLEYLMASLFGVVTPFCSCSSVPLFIGFVKGGIPLGVTFSFLITSPLVNEVAMGLFIGLFGIKTTIIYVISGVLLGTISGVILQKLKLEGYLTPWAKEILVNAQRDQDLFQAENQTFKQRLPIIWVEVVKILKGIIPYVLVGIAIGGLIHGYIPEGFFEKYMNKDNLFAVPVATILAVPMYSNASGILPIVQVLVDKGIPLGTAIAFMMGVVGLSLPEAMLLKKVMTLKLIAIFFGVVTLCIIISGYLFNVIL; from the coding sequence ATGTTTGATTGGGTACAAAATATAGCAAATTGGTTTGTTTATGATGTTCTAAATTTAAGCAAAGGGCAACATTTAGCAGAAGCTTTAAATTTCTTTATTTATGATACCACAAAAATTCTAATCCTACTTTTTATAGTCATATTTTTTATGGGAATTGTTAATAGCTATTTTCCTATAGACAAGGTTAAAAACTATCTATCAAGAAATAAATTATTTGGACTGGAGTACCTTATGGCAAGTCTTTTTGGAGTTGTTACACCTTTTTGTTCTTGCTCATCAGTTCCTTTATTTATTGGTTTTGTAAAAGGAGGAATTCCATTAGGGGTAACCTTTTCTTTTTTAATTACTTCACCTTTGGTCAATGAAGTTGCCATGGGTCTTTTTATTGGCTTGTTTGGTATTAAAACAACCATAATTTATGTGATTAGTGGTGTTTTGTTAGGAACTATCTCGGGCGTAATCCTTCAAAAATTAAAATTGGAAGGCTATCTAACACCTTGGGCAAAAGAAATTTTAGTGAATGCTCAAAGAGATCAAGATCTATTTCAAGCAGAAAATCAAACCTTTAAACAACGCTTACCAATTATTTGGGTAGAAGTTGTAAAAATCCTTAAGGGTATCATTCCTTATGTTTTAGTGGGCATTGCAATTGGCGGATTAATACACGGTTATATTCCAGAAGGATTTTTTGAAAAATATATGAACAAAGACAATCTTTTTGCTGTTCCTGTTGCAACCATTTTGGCTGTGCCAATGTACTCGAATGCATCGGGCATACTTCCTATAGTTCAGGTATTGGTGGACAAAGGAATTCCGTTAGGAACTGCTATTGCCTTTATGATGGGAGTTGTTGGTTTGTCACTACCAGAAGCAATGCTGTTAAAGAAGGTTATGACCCTAAAACTAATTGCTATATTTTTTGGAGTCGTGACATTGTGCATAATTATTTCTGGTTACTTGTTTAATGTGATTTTATAA
- a CDS encoding OsmC family protein encodes MKYFIKASSISNQDAVIHIKQSNIDFGTTSNTTETLPNPAELFLGSFASCILKNVERFSSMMKFTYTQATIKVNATRLENPPRMENIIYNLTIHSNDKKLNIDLLKKNIEKFGTIYNTVKLSCAISGTISTIENV; translated from the coding sequence ATGAAATATTTTATCAAGGCTTCATCTATTTCAAATCAGGATGCTGTTATTCATATAAAGCAATCAAATATAGATTTTGGCACAACGTCAAACACTACAGAAACCTTACCAAATCCTGCCGAATTATTCTTAGGTTCTTTTGCTTCCTGCATATTAAAAAATGTTGAACGTTTTTCTAGTATGATGAAATTCACCTATACACAAGCTACCATTAAAGTGAATGCGACACGTCTTGAAAATCCACCAAGAATGGAAAATATCATTTACAATTTAACAATTCACAGCAACGATAAAAAGCTTAATATAGATTTACTTAAAAAAAACATTGAAAAGTTTGGCACCATATATAATACAGTAAAATTGTCGTGTGCCATCTCAGGTACTATTAGTACGATTGAAAATGTTTGA
- a CDS encoding thioredoxin family protein has product MAIIKILGTGCSKCKAMTTVVQEVISENNMDASIEKVEDIIEIMKFNVMTTPALVIDGVVTIKGRVPSKDEVLALLN; this is encoded by the coding sequence ATGGCTATAATTAAAATTCTAGGAACGGGATGTTCAAAATGCAAAGCAATGACAACTGTTGTTCAAGAGGTCATTTCTGAAAATAACATGGATGCAAGCATTGAAAAAGTTGAGGATATTATTGAAATTATGAAATTCAATGTAATGACAACACCAGCATTGGTAATAGATGGTGTTGTTACCATAAAAGGTAGAGTGCCTTCAAAAGACGAAGTACTAGCTCTTTTAAACTAA
- a CDS encoding SH3 domain-containing protein, which yields MKKILGLIFLLFFFKTNAQEYFSVIAENGLSIRNKPNLNSEKIGKLEVGKDILLIKKSGQKMSINDNNQLINGEWYEIESTKENPKGYVFSGYLLEKKEQPNDINDCEKELPCYSSVSFENFDLKIYNYQIQKNITKKQDTIQVIEHVFNQIGDKLLQIIPKQKKDSIRVSYMVVENINEQYDYRKIKPSEYDDWFKNRVKWKGQEPFVELKNNLNFYRIPKTEYEQKEILRKQNFKLKDTLVDLIGKSPNVATLIYKGKACTYGLGPVIIRIELYSENREKIIKFLVIDLSYGC from the coding sequence ATGAAGAAAATTTTAGGACTTATATTTTTACTTTTCTTTTTTAAAACAAATGCTCAAGAATATTTTTCGGTTATAGCAGAAAATGGACTTTCTATTAGAAATAAACCAAACTTGAATAGTGAAAAAATTGGAAAACTTGAAGTTGGGAAAGATATTCTTCTTATTAAAAAAAGTGGACAAAAAATGTCTATTAATGATAATAACCAATTAATAAATGGAGAATGGTATGAAATTGAGAGTACTAAAGAAAATCCAAAAGGATATGTGTTTAGTGGGTATCTATTAGAAAAAAAAGAACAACCTAATGATATTAATGATTGCGAAAAAGAACTTCCGTGTTATTCGAGTGTTTCATTTGAAAACTTTGATTTAAAAATATACAACTACCAAATTCAAAAAAATATAACAAAAAAACAAGACACTATTCAAGTAATTGAACATGTATTTAATCAAATTGGAGACAAACTTTTACAAATTATACCAAAACAAAAAAAAGATAGTATTAGAGTTTCATATATGGTTGTTGAAAACATTAATGAACAATATGATTATCGAAAAATTAAACCATCTGAATATGATGATTGGTTTAAAAATAGAGTGAAATGGAAAGGGCAAGAACCTTTTGTTGAGTTAAAGAATAACTTAAATTTTTATAGAATCCCCAAAACAGAATATGAACAAAAAGAAATATTAAGAAAACAAAATTTCAAACTAAAAGACACATTAGTAGATTTGATTGGAAAAAGTCCTAATGTTGCCACTTTAATTTATAAAGGAAAGGCTTGTACTTATGGATTAGGGCCTGTAATCATTCGAATTGAATTGTATTCTGAAAATAGAGAAAAAATCATTAAATTTTTAGTAATTGATTTATCTTATGGTTGTTAA
- the bla gene encoding subclass B1 metallo-beta-lactamase, which produces MTKLLLTLFLLSGLTLITFKESSSKQKTNTEITKTHSVDSLTIYQTENLIIKKLSNHIYQHISYLNTDDYGKVSCNGMLVINENKAIVFDTPTDNKSSLELIDFVINKLKSEITAIIPTHFHEDCVGGIQEFEKHNIPIYAIKQTIALLKKNGQNFSKPIRKFDNNLMLDIGNKKVYAEYFGEGHTKDNIIGYSPEDNAIFGGCLIKQVGANKGYLGDANTDTWSETVRKIKLKYPKIEIVIPGHGESGGTELFDYTIELFELK; this is translated from the coding sequence ATGACAAAACTATTATTAACACTCTTTCTTCTTTCAGGATTAACCCTTATTACGTTCAAAGAATCATCATCAAAACAAAAAACTAATACGGAAATCACTAAAACACATTCAGTTGATAGTTTGACAATCTATCAAACCGAAAATTTGATTATTAAAAAACTATCCAATCATATCTATCAACATATTTCATATCTAAATACAGACGATTATGGAAAAGTAAGCTGTAATGGAATGTTAGTTATAAATGAAAATAAAGCAATTGTTTTTGACACACCAACGGACAACAAAAGTTCATTAGAATTAATAGATTTCGTTATTAATAAACTTAAGAGTGAAATAACAGCTATTATTCCAACTCATTTTCACGAAGATTGTGTTGGAGGAATACAGGAGTTTGAAAAACACAATATTCCAATATACGCTATCAAGCAAACCATAGCGTTACTAAAAAAGAATGGTCAAAACTTCTCTAAACCAATTAGAAAGTTTGATAACAACCTCATGTTAGATATTGGAAACAAGAAGGTTTATGCCGAGTACTTTGGAGAAGGTCACACAAAAGATAATATCATAGGATATTCTCCAGAAGACAATGCCATCTTTGGTGGGTGTTTAATTAAACAAGTTGGAGCAAATAAAGGATATTTGGGAGATGCAAACACAGACACATGGTCGGAGACTGTTCGCAAAATCAAATTGAAATATCCAAAAATTGAAATTGTAATTCCAGGACACGGAGAATCGGGAGGAACTGAATTGTTTGACTATACAATTGAATTATTTGAATTAAAATAG
- a CDS encoding alpha-ketoglutarate-dependent dioxygenase AlkB — MDLFNNDSIDNCLPNDGEVYYYGNILNIEQAQYYFEHLLKNIEWDYDKAIIYGKLIVTKRKVAWYADQPFDYTYSKITKSALPWTMELLELKKIIEKKTGETFNACLLNLYHNGNESMTWHSDSEKDLKKNAAIGSISLGAERKFSFKHKTTKQTVSMVLETGSLLVMKGATQTHWLHRLPPTKKAKSPRINLTFRTIQI; from the coding sequence ATGGACTTATTTAATAACGATTCAATAGATAACTGTTTGCCAAACGATGGCGAAGTTTATTATTATGGAAACATTCTTAATATAGAACAGGCTCAATACTATTTCGAACACTTATTAAAAAATATTGAATGGGATTATGACAAAGCCATTATTTATGGAAAATTGATTGTTACCAAACGAAAAGTGGCTTGGTATGCAGATCAACCCTTTGATTATACCTATTCAAAAATCACCAAATCGGCACTTCCATGGACCATGGAACTTTTAGAATTAAAAAAAATAATAGAAAAAAAAACAGGAGAAACGTTTAATGCCTGTTTGCTTAATCTATATCATAACGGTAATGAAAGTATGACTTGGCATAGTGATAGTGAAAAAGATTTAAAAAAAAATGCAGCAATAGGCTCCATAAGTTTGGGTGCAGAACGTAAGTTTTCCTTCAAACATAAAACCACAAAGCAAACCGTTTCCATGGTTTTAGAAACAGGGAGTTTATTGGTTATGAAAGGAGCAACTCAAACCCATTGGCTACATCGTTTACCACCAACTAAGAAAGCAAAAAGTCCACGAATTAATTTAACATTCCGAACTATACAAATTTAA